A window of Salmo trutta chromosome 5, fSalTru1.1, whole genome shotgun sequence contains these coding sequences:
- the asrgl1 gene encoding isoaspartyl peptidase/L-asparaginase: protein MLPVLVVHGGAGHIPKKRVQLSCAGVRAAVRGGYSKLQGQGSAMDAVVEAVTLLENDHHYNAGLGSVLNIKGEVEMDAIVMDGRYLASGAVSAVRKVANPVQLARLVMDKTSHLCLTGEGASQFARAMGVPEVPEESLITEYARMRWKKNLAADANPVECQMGKMGTVGAVAVDAEGNIACATSTGGMLNKMEGRVGDTACIGCGGYADNRVGAVSPTGHGEAIMKVTLARLILFHMEQGCSAEAAADEALAYMKERVGGLGGVVVVDPQGEWSARFSSLQMAWAAAQQQTLHYGLYAGEHFTQNIDDPY from the exons ATGTTGCCTGTGTTGGTGGTCCATGGGGGAGCGGGGCACATCCCTAAAAAGCGTGTGCAGCTGTCTTGTGCTGGGGTCCGGGCTGCAGTCAGGGGGGGATACTCCAAACTCCAGGGGCAGGGCAGTGCCATGGATGCTGTGGTGGAGGCCGTCACTCTTCTGGAGAATGACCACCACTACAACGCAG GGCTAGGCTCGGTGTTGAACATTAAGGGCGAGGTGGAGATGGACGCCATCGTGATGGACGGGAGATATCTGGCCAGCGGAGCTGTCTCTGCGGTCAGAAAAGTGGCCAACCCTGTCCAACTGGCCAGACTGGTCATGGACAAG ACGAGCCATCTGTGTCTGACTGGAGAGGGTGCCAGTCAGTTTGCCCGGGCGATGGGTGTACCCGAGGTGCCAGAGGAATCACTGATCACAGAGTATGCCCGTATGCGCTGGAAGAAGAACCTGGCAGCTGATGCCAACCCGGTGGAGTGCCAGAT GGGGAAGATGGGTACGGTAGGGGCGGTGGCGGTGGATGCAGAGGGGAACATAGCCTGTGCCACCTCCACCGGTGGCATGCTGAACAAGATGGAGGGCAGGGTGGGGGACACAGCATGTATCG gGTGTGGGGGTTATGCTGATAACAGGGTTGGAGCGGTGTCCCCCACGGGCCATGGTGAAGCCATCATGAAGGTCACTCTGGCTAGACTCATCCTGTTCCACATGgagcaag GGTGCAGCGCGGAGGCAGCAGCAGACGAGGCCCTGGCCTATATGAAGGAGAGGGTGGGGGGTCTGgggggagtggtggtggtagaccCCCAGGGTGAATGGTCTGCTCGCTTCAGCAGCTTGCAGATGGCCTGGGCTGCAGCCCAGCAACAAACACTCCACTATGGCCTGTACGCTGGAGAACACTTCACACAGAACATAGATGACCCCTACTAA